GATGCCGGCACAAGGCCGGGGAGCCAAGGGTACGAAAAAAGCCCTTACTCCGACGAAGTAAGGGCTTTTTTTTAGTGGGAATCAACCCCGATGCTAATTAAGCATTGGGCTGGTTCCGGAAGTCCTCGGCCGTCATCGGCTGGTCTTTAACAACAATCTGGCCGCGCAGGTTGTCGAGTACTTTTTCTGCCAGAATGGCTTCGTACTCCTGCACGTAGTTTTTGCCGTTCTCCTGGCGTAGGTAGTTATCGGCGAAGCCGCGCACCGATTCGCGCAGCTCGTCGGATACCTCCGGCATGTTGAACTGGCTCAGAATCTTGCTGATGGTGCGGTCCAGAATCTCGTCGTTCGACACGTTCAGGCCTTGCTCTTCCACCACTTTGTTGCGGATCAGCGACCATTTCAGCTCCTTCTCGTAGTCCGAGTAGTGCTCTTCTACCTGCTCGGGCGTCAGCTTGCCTTTGTTGGCCGCCACCAGCCACTTCTTGAAGAACTCTTTGGGCAGGTTGATTTCCGTCTCGGCTACGATTTTGTCGATCAGACGACGGTTCAGCAGGTTATCCGATTCACGGTCGTAGTTCTCCTGGATGGTTTCGCGCACTTTGGCGTCGAAATCTTCCTTCGAGGCTACGGCATCTTTGCCGAACACTTTGTCGAACAGCTCCTGGTTGAACTCAGCCTGCGTCGAGCGGTGGATTTGCTCCACTTCGAAAGCGTACTCGCCTTCAACGCCGGCAGCCAGCTCCTTCGAGAGGCCCGTAAAGTTGGCAATCAGGGTAGCGTCGCCGCCGAAAGCTTCTTTCAGGTCGAACGTTACCACGTCGCCGGCTTTCACGCCCACAAACTTGTCAGCGCCGT
The sequence above is drawn from the Hymenobacter sp. YIM 151858-1 genome and encodes:
- the tig gene encoding trigger factor, yielding MDITLDKKDEQQGALLTVRLTEADYSEAVEKQIKETSKRAQIKGFRPGKVPAGLVRKMYGKGILVDEINRLLSSSVDGYIKENNLRLLGDPLPVPTNVDFDTQKDFEFQFELGLIPDFTLPTGDSFEVERPKVELDQNTLDETYEQIGRQFGENSTPETSEAGDYISGQLKQETTEFSQKVMLPTNKVKNGADKFVGVKAGDVVTFDLKEAFGGDATLIANFTGLSKELAAGVEGEYAFEVEQIHRSTQAEFNQELFDKVFGKDAVASKEDFDAKVRETIQENYDRESDNLLNRRLIDKIVAETEINLPKEFFKKWLVAANKGKLTPEQVEEHYSDYEKELKWSLIRNKVVEEQGLNVSNDEILDRTISKILSQFNMPEVSDELRESVRGFADNYLRQENGKNYVQEYEAILAEKVLDNLRGQIVVKDQPMTAEDFRNQPNA